GGATGATTTTTAATTACGAATTATCACGCGGAGCGGGAGGCTGTGCCCGAATTATGCCGCTGGATTGGTTGAATGGTTGAAAAGTTGCCGGCCTGTCATTCCTTTTCTTGCCTTTGCACGAAACTGGCCAGCGCAGAAATCACTTACACCGTTGGGAATAACTCCTGACAGGGTGCTGAGGGCAATTGAAATTAAACATTCTTTACGCACTTTGCGATTTCATTGTTCTCTCTGTGGTTGCTTAAATCGCTGCGGAAATGTTTTTGGCTGCGGCTGTGCTGCTTAAGCTTAAGAGGGGATTTTTTCTGGCGCACGCTTTTGATCTTAAATTCAAAAATAAAAAGTGCGAGAAGGGGGACTTGAACCCCCACGCCCTTGCGGGCACCAGATCCTAAGTCTGGCGCGTCTGCCAATTCCGCCATCCTCGCAAAGCGTTGCTAATTTAATTTTTTTTGTGGCCTAAAGCAACTATCATTTAGCGCGCCATCTGGAAACCATGCGGCACAATTCCTGTTCGCTGTCGGCACGCAGTAAGCGGTGGTGTAAGATTGTCCGATCGTTTGCACGGTCGGCAATTTCCACCTGCGAGAGGATGCGCTGTCCGTAAACCGCTTCAGCGCGGTAGTTGACTTCAACTTCATGCAAAAACTGCTGCGTGCGAATTTCTTCTGGCACGGCTTCCAGCGCCCAGTCGATGTAAACCGCGCTGTTAACGTGGCGATTCATGTCCAGGTCGCTCAGGCGCACCTGGAATTCTTTTTCATGATGCGTTGTCTGCAGTTCGGGCAGGCGTTCAAAAGTGTCTTCCAGCGCCCGTCCTTTTTCCTGATTGGTGTATTCCGCCAGAAATTCCGGCAATCGCACGGCGCGTCTGGCCTTAAAATCGATCATCATCCATGAAGAGGTAGCCAGCGCAAGCACCTTGCCTTTTTCATCGAACATTTCAAAATCGCGCAGGGCGAACAGTCGTTCTTTAAGAGAAGGCCAGGTCTGCACCGTTACATACTGATTCCAGAAAGGATAGTGAAACACCCGCACGTGAAAACGGGAGAGCACCCAGGTTAATCCCATGCGGTCGAAATCCGTTTTGGATAATTTTAAAAATGCCGCATGGTTCGAAGCCGCCTCCTGCAGGTAGTTAAACAGGGTTTGAAACTTGGCCCGTCCGTTATGATCAACTTCGTAAGCCCGAACTTTAAATGTCTCTTCCCAGAACGGTCCTTGTTTTTCCATTATTCGCTTCCTTTGCTTTGTTTAAAAATTCAAAATTACGAAAATATTCTGCAATTTCAAATCGAAACAGTCCTATTTGAAATGTCGCCCAATAAGTGTTTGCTGAATATTATTTATAATTCACCAACTAAATCATGCTATTTCAAAAAGTTAGGCAAGTTTACCTCCCGCTTTCTTTGAAAATAGACTCACAGAGCATGGCGTGGGAATAAGGGGTGAATTTTTTGAAAACAAACCTTTATTATTCCACAAATATCAACGAATTAAAGTAACTTAATACATTAAGTTTAAGCTTTTGGGTGCAATTCAGGAAACACTCCCACTGTTTTACTCGGCGTTAGAGAGGCACACCACATTCATGCGCAAACCAAACGCATCGTGCAGCGGTGTTTCCGGCACAAAATAGCGTAATTTGCGCGGCGCCGCGGCACACACGGCCAGCGCCAGCGCATCCAGCAAATCATCGGGCTGCGCATTGGACAACCCCATCCGCTTTCGCCAGCGGATTAAGGTCGGCTGATCGATGCGTGCGCGCTTTTGCAGCAGGCGCAAACGTTCGGCCTGACCGACGGAAGTCTTTTTGGAAGAAGACAACACCCGGCCGTCGTTCAGCCAGCGGAAACAGAGTTCGGGATGGCTTTCGTAAAAAAGATTTTGCAAGGAGGGATTCGTTCTTAAAAATTGATCCAGCTCTCTGATTTTTGGCGTTAGGTTCCAGGCCTGGATAGAAAGTTTTTTACCGCAAAGGGTCTGATTTATTTGGCAGGCCTGCGCGTAGGAGGCGGCGTAAACGGCTTTGCGGCATGGGACGGGAAAAATGGTGGATGCGCGTTTACCTAACAGAGCGCGCGCCAGAGAATCGCACAAACGCGGCTGGTCGGCGCTCAAACCAAAAGGCATATCGATAAACACATCGACGCCCGACGTTAACAGGCCGGGCATGTCTGCCAGCGAGCGCTGCAGCTCAAATTCAGGCCGGCCGTTTTGTTTAATCCTACAGACCAGCCAGCCGCCGCGGCAACCGTCAATGCCCATGCCGACGATGTCTTCCACAGCCTGCTTTTGCCCCGTCATGTTTTAACTCCACTTCTTTTTTTACTGCAGCGCACAGCGTTTTGCAAAATGCGTCTCCAGCTCGTTTCACGACCCGCCCTGACGAGACGAAAAGGATGCAAACATCAAAAAAATCGCCCCCTGCGGCGCGGTCTTCGAAATGGCATTAAAATGTTCATTTTACAGAAAGATACGCATCGCGTGGCAAAAGGCCATATTATCCAGGCCTGGCTGTAATTTAAGAAAGAGCGCTATTTCTGGAGCTTGTTGTCACGGCGCCTTTATTATGTCAAGCTCCTTCAGGATAGGACATTTCCATGATTTGCTTTTTCCGTTTAAAAGATTCGGCCTAAAAATGAGCATGAAATTTCTTAAGCGAAAAAAAAATCGAGGTAATCCTATTAAACAAGGTTCAAAAACAACCTCTAAACCTCCAAACCTCTAAACTTCTAAACCACTACACTCTTAACTCATCGCTGACCTTTACACAAACTAATTACCTGTCACGCGTTACGCATTAATGAAATTTTTTGCACGCTAAAGCGGGCTCCCTTCCGAGTGTCATTTACTTAAACGACGGCCGCTTCCAGCAGCGTCAGACGGCCGGCATCGGCATCCAGCCGCGCTTTAATGCCCAGCGGCATGGTGGGTTTATCTTTAATGTGTCCCAGCGAAAAACCAACGCACACCGGAAAATCAAAATCTTTAAAAATCATATCGATAACTTCTTCCACACTCAGGCTGCTGTTAAATCCCGGTTTATAATCCGCCGGTTTAACCGATGGCATGCGGTCAAAAATGACGCCTTTACATTGATCGAATATACCGGCCATTTTTAAATGGGTAAGCATGCGATCCAGATCGTAGGGTTCTTCGCCAATTTCTTCGAAAAATAGGATGGCGTCCTGCGTTGTCGCCGCAAACGGCGTACCCAAAAGCGATTGGAAGAGGGTCAGGTTGCCGCCGATCAAGCGTCCCTCCGTTACGCCGCCCCGGTATGTCCAGATGCGGTTACTGGTTTGCAGGTTGGCTTCGTAGGGGGCGTCTTCTATTTGGATGGGCGGCGCGGTCGTGGTAAATACGCGTTTCATATGGCGCGTGGTGTAATCTGTAAAAGTAGAAACGGCCACCGGACCATGAAAGGTTACCAGACCGGTCGCGGTGTGCATCCCTAACAACAGCGCAGTGATGTCGCTGTAACCGATGATAATCTTCGGATTTCTGGCAATCAGTTCATAATCCAGGTATGGTAAAAGCTGAGCGCTGCCGTAGCCTCCGCGAATGGCCATAATAGCCTTAACTTCATCGTCATTAAACATTTGATGTAAATCATCCACGCGCTCTTGAATGCTGCCGGCCAGATAGCCCCATTTTTTATCGATATTCCTGGCCAGCTTTACATTATATCCCAGATTTTTTAGCTTTTCGGTGGCTTCGATGACGGTGCGATGAAATTCAAACAAAGGCGAAGCCGGCGTGATCAGGCCGATGGTATCTCCCTCGCGCAAGGCAGGCGGTTTTAAAATTTTCGCTGACGCTGATTTTGATTCCTTTCTGGCGTAGGCGGTAAAAGGCAAAGCGCTTAACAAAAAGGCGGCGCTTTTAAGAAAATTTCTGCGGCTAAACATCCATTCCTCCTGAAAAATTATTTGCTAAAATAAAGATATTTCTTATTTTTTTCAAATAGAACGAAGATTTTTACTGTTCAGGCTATAAACGATTTGATCTTACGAATTGTGTCGAATGAATTAAAAAGAAAAATAAGGTGGGATAGATGATTTTTCTGGCCCGGTATCAAAAAACAGCGTTGCAAATTGTATTAATCTTTGTCGCTATCGGTCTTTTGTGGCTCGTCCTGTTCAGTAATATTTTGCCGGAACTGACGGGCTTTAAACTGGCTCCTTCGCTGGTCTATTTTGTTTTTTTAATCCTGGCGGCCCTTTACCTTTACAAGGCCCTTAGTGTGCCGCTGGAAAAATCGGAACAGATATCCAGGGCGCTCAGCCACAACGAGCGAAAATACAGAACCCTGGTTGAAGAAATTAACGAGGTGATTTTTGTAATTGATCAAATGGGACGGATTACTTACATCAGTCCTTCCATAACTCTTTTGACCGGCTTTACG
This sequence is a window from Caldithrix abyssi DSM 13497. Protein-coding genes within it:
- a CDS encoding S66 peptidase family protein, which encodes MFSRRNFLKSAAFLLSALPFTAYARKESKSASAKILKPPALREGDTIGLITPASPLFEFHRTVIEATEKLKNLGYNVKLARNIDKKWGYLAGSIQERVDDLHQMFNDDEVKAIMAIRGGYGSAQLLPYLDYELIARNPKIIIGYSDITALLLGMHTATGLVTFHGPVAVSTFTDYTTRHMKRVFTTTAPPIQIEDAPYEANLQTSNRIWTYRGGVTEGRLIGGNLTLFQSLLGTPFAATTQDAILFFEEIGEEPYDLDRMLTHLKMAGIFDQCKGVIFDRMPSVKPADYKPGFNSSLSVEEVIDMIFKDFDFPVCVGFSLGHIKDKPTMPLGIKARLDADAGRLTLLEAAVV
- a CDS encoding acyl-[acyl-carrier-protein] thioesterase, encoding MEKQGPFWEETFKVRAYEVDHNGRAKFQTLFNYLQEAASNHAAFLKLSKTDFDRMGLTWVLSRFHVRVFHYPFWNQYVTVQTWPSLKERLFALRDFEMFDEKGKVLALATSSWMMIDFKARRAVRLPEFLAEYTNQEKGRALEDTFERLPELQTTHHEKEFQVRLSDLDMNRHVNSAVYIDWALEAVPEEIRTQQFLHEVEVNYRAEAVYGQRILSQVEIADRANDRTILHHRLLRADSEQELCRMVSRWRAK
- a CDS encoding DUF429 domain-containing protein produces the protein MTGQKQAVEDIVGMGIDGCRGGWLVCRIKQNGRPEFELQRSLADMPGLLTSGVDVFIDMPFGLSADQPRLCDSLARALLGKRASTIFPVPCRKAVYAASYAQACQINQTLCGKKLSIQAWNLTPKIRELDQFLRTNPSLQNLFYESHPELCFRWLNDGRVLSSSKKTSVGQAERLRLLQKRARIDQPTLIRWRKRMGLSNAQPDDLLDALALAVCAAAPRKLRYFVPETPLHDAFGLRMNVVCLSNAE